The Argopecten irradians isolate NY chromosome 6, Ai_NY, whole genome shotgun sequence genome has a window encoding:
- the LOC138324755 gene encoding uncharacterized protein: MLQPSQTTEQENISNEDDSVYEKFHSFDFEGNVKFQAGWSRIVSAVPEERRETEFLKAKLFFYSKLYEKVTTEGYEQWLKAYSGSLPEGEVSRTDQEKSSVESKSKPEESVQIEIKNKTKESNTDVELSNEKTKQQDSDLQKGEDVVGDQGSSLEFSKIAEMIEKGLTLPGIEELNIKPLDIDPNPPEKERMKKPWEK, encoded by the exons ATCTCCAATGAAGATGACAGTGTTTATGAAAAGTTCCATTCGTTTGATTTTGAAGGCaatgtaaagttccaggcaggCTGGAGTAGGATCGTATCAGCAGTTCCGGAGGAAAGACGAGAGACAGAGTTTCTCAAGgctaaactttttttctattcaaA ATTGTATGAAAAGGTGACAACAGAAGGCTATGAACAATGGTTGAAGGCGTATTCTGGTTCTCTACCTGAAG GTGAAGTATCCAGGACAGATCAAGAAAAAAGTTCAGTAGAATCTAAATCAAAGCCAGAGGAAAGTGTTCAAATTGAGATAAAAAATAAGACAAAAGAATCAAATACAGATGTGGAACTCAGCAATGAGAAAACGAAACAGCAAGATTCTGATCTCCAAAAAGGAGAAGATGTAGTTGGGGACCAAGGTTCTTCATTAGAATTTAGTAAAATTGCAGAAATGATTGAAAAGGGACTGACTTTGCCAGGcattgaagaattaaatattaaaccTTTAGATATAGATCCCAATCCACCAGAAAAGGAGAGAATGAAAAAACCTTGGGAGAAATAA